Proteins encoded by one window of Natronoarchaeum mannanilyticum:
- a CDS encoding YcaO-like family protein, with protein MDVAIVGSGPAVDAVEAALGDVDVRARSASAGEIGAADVAVVCDLAGAETFERANEAALAGGTPWLSIEVGGVGGRGVDELDAAVAGYAPSTGCHDCLRARVAANAEDEPVEPSADRSAVRMAGAVAGRELVALLSGEESSLLGGVVEVPHSRREFLPVPDCECAETSPDRTLDRDYESLPVEDALTRAERALDERVGIVRSIGEIESFPAPYYLAQLAATDGFSDASAPAQAAGVDDDWNPAFMKALGEALERYGAAVYRTDDFENAPPGDLDDAVPPAAFVLPDGADADSAGSFPWIEGEELATGDAAKLPAEKAVFPPPERRFGPSITTGLGLGASTVQALLSGLYEVIERDATMLAWYSTFEPLELSVEDEGFDALARRAAGEGLSVTPLLVTQDVDVPVVAVAVHREGEWPRFAVGSDADLDPVAAARGALAEALQNWMELRSMGADEAADQSGAIGAYAEFPAEAEAFLDAGGPVPADSVGPDDPPTGTAELDAVVERASDAGLTPYGVRLTPRDLDRIGFEVVRALAPSAQPLFTGDPVFGERARSVPDDLGFEPRLDRRMHPYP; from the coding sequence ATGGACGTTGCTATCGTAGGATCCGGACCCGCCGTCGACGCCGTGGAGGCCGCGCTCGGCGACGTGGACGTGCGAGCGCGGTCGGCGTCGGCCGGCGAGATCGGGGCGGCCGACGTCGCGGTGGTCTGTGACCTCGCGGGCGCCGAAACGTTCGAGCGCGCGAACGAGGCCGCTCTCGCTGGCGGGACGCCGTGGCTCTCGATCGAGGTCGGCGGCGTCGGCGGGCGCGGCGTCGACGAGCTGGACGCCGCGGTCGCGGGGTACGCGCCCTCGACGGGCTGTCACGACTGCCTGCGTGCGCGCGTCGCCGCCAACGCCGAGGACGAGCCGGTCGAACCGAGCGCCGACCGCAGCGCGGTGCGGATGGCCGGCGCGGTCGCGGGCCGGGAGCTGGTCGCCCTGCTCTCCGGCGAGGAGTCGTCGCTGCTCGGCGGCGTCGTCGAGGTGCCCCACAGCCGGCGCGAGTTTCTGCCGGTGCCCGACTGCGAGTGCGCCGAGACGTCCCCCGACCGCACGCTCGACCGGGACTACGAGTCGCTGCCCGTCGAGGACGCGCTCACGCGGGCCGAACGCGCGCTCGACGAGCGCGTCGGGATCGTCCGGTCGATCGGCGAGATCGAGTCGTTCCCGGCGCCGTACTACCTCGCGCAGCTCGCCGCGACCGACGGGTTCAGCGACGCGAGCGCACCCGCCCAGGCCGCCGGCGTCGACGACGACTGGAACCCGGCGTTCATGAAGGCGCTCGGCGAGGCCCTGGAGCGCTACGGCGCGGCCGTCTATCGGACCGACGACTTCGAGAACGCTCCGCCGGGCGATCTCGACGACGCCGTCCCGCCCGCGGCGTTCGTCCTGCCCGATGGCGCCGACGCCGATTCCGCCGGCTCGTTCCCCTGGATCGAGGGCGAGGAGCTGGCGACCGGCGACGCGGCGAAACTGCCCGCCGAGAAGGCCGTCTTCCCGCCGCCGGAGCGCCGGTTCGGGCCGTCGATCACGACCGGACTCGGGCTCGGCGCCTCGACGGTCCAGGCGCTGCTCTCGGGGCTGTACGAGGTGATCGAGCGCGACGCGACGATGCTGGCGTGGTACTCGACGTTCGAGCCGCTGGAACTCTCGGTCGAGGACGAGGGGTTCGACGCGCTCGCTCGCCGCGCCGCCGGCGAGGGCCTCTCGGTGACGCCGCTGCTGGTCACGCAGGACGTCGACGTTCCGGTCGTCGCGGTCGCGGTCCACCGCGAGGGGGAGTGGCCCCGCTTCGCGGTCGGCTCGGACGCCGACCTCGATCCGGTCGCGGCGGCGCGGGGCGCCCTCGCCGAGGCGCTCCAGAACTGGATGGAGCTGCGTTCGATGGGGGCCGACGAGGCGGCCGACCAGAGCGGCGCGATCGGCGCGTACGCCGAGTTCCCCGCGGAGGCCGAAGCGTTCCTCGACGCCGGCGGCCCGGTACCCGCGGACTCGGTCGGCCCCGACGACCCGCCGACGGGGACCGCCGAGCTCGACGCCGTCGTCGAGCGGGCGAGCGACGCCGGCCTGACGCCGTACGGCGTCCGACTGACGCCGCGCGATCTAGACCGGATCGGCTTCGAGGTCGTCCGCGCGCTCGCGCCCTCGGCCCAGCCGCTGTTCACCGGTGATCCCGTCTTCGGCGAGCGAGCGCGCTCGGTGCCCGACGATCTCGGGTTCGAGCCGCGACTCGATCGGCGGATGCATCCGTATCCCTGA
- a CDS encoding DUF63 family protein, producing MDELSDRIDPARAWVAVAGAITSLFVLGSALFPGRVYDGFLWRYYWGPVVADGTRGEACAVRHNGETTFYDSVAQCQEAAGYAATPGYTTVSTVTYALVLVFMLVGVYFLIRRLDFDYSPATFYALVPFVFFGGALRVVEDVSVAVDPGSPVAISFPLSALFISPFIYFTVFLVTLVSVLGSIALAHRDVVERFQVPLAAAGTAALSITLAWLAYAIQVADVVEFNAVVPLVTLGGATLLAGATWLAIERFAPHVNRGTGYMGLVIIWGHLVDGIANVLSLDFGPELGLPAYAPKHVVNGFIHNVTPQIQPAWMTETIGGTWPFIFVKLGAAVFVVWVFDERIFEESPGYSLLLLVTVLAVGLGPGSRDFLRATLGI from the coding sequence ATGGACGAGCTGTCAGATCGGATCGATCCCGCCCGGGCGTGGGTCGCGGTCGCCGGGGCGATCACCTCTCTTTTCGTGCTCGGCTCCGCCCTCTTCCCGGGCCGCGTCTACGACGGCTTCCTCTGGCGCTACTACTGGGGTCCCGTGGTCGCGGACGGCACCCGGGGCGAGGCGTGCGCCGTGCGTCACAACGGCGAGACGACGTTCTACGACTCGGTCGCCCAGTGCCAGGAGGCGGCCGGCTACGCGGCGACGCCGGGGTACACGACCGTCTCGACCGTCACGTACGCGCTGGTGCTGGTGTTCATGCTCGTCGGCGTCTACTTCCTGATCCGGCGGCTGGACTTCGACTACTCCCCGGCGACGTTCTACGCGCTGGTTCCGTTCGTCTTCTTCGGCGGAGCGCTCCGGGTCGTCGAGGACGTCTCGGTCGCCGTCGATCCCGGGTCGCCGGTGGCGATCTCGTTCCCGCTCAGCGCGCTGTTCATCAGCCCCTTCATCTACTTCACCGTGTTCCTCGTGACGCTCGTGAGCGTGCTCGGCAGCATCGCGCTGGCACACCGCGACGTCGTCGAGCGCTTCCAGGTCCCGCTCGCGGCGGCCGGGACCGCCGCGCTCTCGATCACGCTGGCGTGGCTGGCGTACGCGATACAGGTCGCCGACGTCGTCGAGTTCAACGCCGTCGTTCCGCTGGTCACGCTCGGCGGCGCGACGCTTTTGGCCGGCGCGACGTGGCTGGCGATCGAGCGGTTCGCGCCCCACGTTAACCGCGGCACCGGCTACATGGGGCTGGTGATCATCTGGGGCCACCTGGTCGACGGCATCGCCAACGTGCTCAGCCTCGACTTCGGGCCGGAACTGGGACTCCCCGCGTACGCCCCGAAACACGTCGTCAACGGGTTCATTCACAACGTCACGCCGCAGATACAGCCGGCGTGGATGACGGAAACGATCGGCGGAACGTGGCCCTTCATCTTCGTCAAGCTCGGCGCCGCCGTCTTCGTCGTCTGGGTGTTCGACGAGCGGATCTTCGAGGAGAGCCCCGGCTACTCGCTGCTGTTGCTGGTGACCGTGCTGGCGGTCGGACTCGGCCCCGGGTCGCGGGACTTCCTCCGCGCGACGCTGGGTATCTGA
- a CDS encoding winged helix-turn-helix domain-containing protein, whose product MEAVLWYVFTGTRGGANRARILRAIDDRPRNANQLAEDLELDYKTVRHHLDVLQDNEIAEKSGDDYGAIYLPTDRVRHHWDTVEQILEQVN is encoded by the coding sequence ATGGAGGCCGTCCTGTGGTACGTGTTTACGGGTACTCGGGGCGGAGCGAACCGCGCGCGGATTCTCCGGGCGATCGACGATCGGCCTCGCAACGCCAACCAGCTCGCGGAGGACCTCGAACTGGACTACAAGACCGTTCGCCACCACCTCGACGTCCTGCAGGACAACGAGATCGCCGAGAAGAGCGGCGACGACTACGGCGCGATCTACCTGCCGACCGACCGGGTGCGCCACCACTGGGACACCGTCGAACAGATCCTCGAACAGGTGAACTAA
- a CDS encoding inositol monophosphatase: MEIDDPASVAERAARAGGETAAETFRGRLDVETKENEADLVTQADRAAQRTVLTELRDATPDVPIVAEEEDARKDVPADGPAWIVDPIDGTANYVRGIQVWATSVAAVEDGEPIAAANALPALDDVYVADRSTARMNGEPMAVSERSNPAAFAVAIAMWWGFTEGGEYGDTIARLGERFGDLRRLGSAQATLSLVASGALDGAATPIPPNPWDAVAGVQLVRAAGGVVTDVHGDRWTVDSDGLIASNGRAHERLVEAVGADD; encoded by the coding sequence ATGGAGATCGACGATCCCGCGAGCGTCGCAGAGCGCGCGGCACGGGCAGGCGGCGAGACGGCCGCCGAGACGTTCCGCGGTCGACTCGACGTCGAGACGAAGGAGAACGAGGCCGATCTCGTCACGCAGGCCGACCGGGCGGCCCAGCGGACGGTACTAACCGAACTGCGCGACGCCACGCCGGACGTGCCGATCGTCGCCGAGGAAGAGGACGCCAGAAAGGACGTGCCCGCGGACGGGCCGGCGTGGATCGTCGATCCGATCGACGGCACCGCCAACTACGTCCGTGGGATCCAGGTGTGGGCGACCAGCGTCGCAGCCGTCGAGGACGGCGAGCCGATCGCCGCGGCGAACGCCTTGCCCGCGCTCGACGACGTCTACGTCGCCGACCGGTCGACCGCCCGGATGAACGGCGAGCCGATGGCGGTCAGCGAGCGCTCGAACCCGGCGGCGTTCGCGGTCGCGATCGCGATGTGGTGGGGGTTCACCGAGGGCGGCGAGTACGGCGATACGATCGCTCGGCTCGGCGAGCGGTTCGGCGACCTCCGCCGGCTGGGCTCCGCGCAGGCCACGCTGTCGCTGGTCGCGTCGGGCGCGCTCGACGGCGCGGCGACGCCGATTCCGCCGAACCCGTGGGACGCCGTCGCAGGGGTACAGCTCGTCCGAGCGGCCGGCGGCGTCGTCACCGACGTTCACGGCGACCGCTGGACGGTCGACAGCGACGGACTGATCGCATCGAACGGCCGCGCTCACGAGCGGCTGGTCGAGGCCGTCGGCGCGGACGACTGA